The segment ATCCCAGCCTCAATAGAACTTAACACAGTCTCGTTTTCTTTTGTCCGACTACTTATAAGCTCCGTAGTAAAGCTCTAGCTGAACAACTGTACATAAATAAATATCCGATGCAGGCGTTATTGATATTCGCTCAACTATCTGCTCGTTACTGTTATTCAAAATGCGGACACAGGTATTAGTATCTAAAAGATATTTCAAGCTAATTCCTCCCGCTTTTCATACTCTCCTTGCTCCTCTCGGACTAACGGTTCTCCTACCCATCCTCCTACTACTTCCGCAAAAAAATCAGGTGCATAGCCTAATTCTTCTGGTGTTTTCTTTTCTGCTGGGCTAACAGATTGAATAGTTATCGTCACTTTTAAATCTGTATCTTTATATTCTGTTGGGACTTGTAGTTGCAATATTCCGTCTGAGCCAACATGGGAATGTACTAAAATTTTATGTTCCATTACGTTTATCTCCTTACGCTTTTAAGTTAATTGTAGTTATGCGTTAGCGTAGCGTGTATCGCTCTTTCTCAACTTTAGCTAATTTTGGGAGTGTGTATCGCGCAAATAGCATAAAAATTTAGTTATATTCTATTTGGATCAATGGTAGAGGATGAATTGTTAAATAAAATGCGAACAATTGATAAAACTAAAATTATTAAAAATAATACTAATCCAATTGTGCAAGCGTAACTAATTTCTAAATTACGAAAAGCTTGATCGTAAAGATAATATACTACAGTTTTAGAACTGTTCCTCGGCCCTCCTTGGGTCATAATATAAACTTCTTCAAAAACTTTAGTTGCTGAAATTGCGGAAATTACTGCTACTAAAAATAGATAAGGTTTCATTAAAGGAACAGTGATATCCCAATGTTTTTTTAAGCCATCGGAACCGTCGATCGCAGCGGCTTCGTAAAGTTCATTAGGAATAGATTGTAATCCGGCTAAATAAATCACCATGTAATAACCTAATCCTTTCCAAATTGTCACAAACATGACGCTGAAAAGTGCCAAATTTGGACTAGTTAGCCAAGGAATACCTTCATTTAAACCTATTAATTTTAATATTTGATTAAGTAACCCATTTTCAGCATAAAGCCATTTCCATGCTAATCCAGCAACTACCATCGAAATAATTACAGGCGTGTAATAAGCAGCACGAAACCAACTAATTCCTTTAAGTTTTTGGTTAACTAAAATAGCCAATCCTAAAGGTAAAATTACTAGTATTGGCACAACACCTAATAAATAAATTAATGTGTTTCTTAATGTTTGCCAAAATATTTTATCTGCTATTAATCGTTGAAAATTAGCTAATCCTATCCATTCTGGCGCTTGGGTAATATCATATTCATAGCGAGTAAAACTGAGATAAAAAGCTTGTAAAGCAGGCCAAATTACTGTTAATCCTAATATGATTAATGCGGGTAATAAGAATAAGTAGGGAGTAAGTTGTTTTTGGTTAAGTTTCATTGGTTATTAGTCATTGGTCATTTGTTAATTTTTATTGGTAATGTTTAATTAGTCAAGAGTTATTAATAAAAACTCTTTAAATCGTGAATTTATAACAATACCAGGGAATTAGTTATTACCAATGAATAATGACTAATAATTAATTCTACTAGCGATCGGCATTCGCCAACCAGTACCAAAGGCGCGATCGGTTATTTTTAATCCCGGAGGTGCTTGGCGGCGCTTAAATTCTGCCCTTGAAACTAACTTAGCAACTTTCTGCACTACAGCTGGATCGTGTCCAGAAGCAATAATTTGATCGATTGATTGATGATTATGAATTAACTTTTCTAAAATATCATCTAATACATCGTAATTTGGTAGAGAATCTTGGTCAACTTGTCCAGGTTTTAGTTCGGCGCTGGGAGGTTTTTCTAACACATTTTGGGGGATAATTTCGCCATGTCGATTTAACCATTTACAAATTGAATAAACGCGAGTTTTGGGAACATCTGCGATCGCAGCTAATCCTCCATTCATGTCACCATAAAGCGTACAATAACCTACGGCCATTTCTGATTTATTTCCCGTAGAAAGTAGCAGATATCCAAATTTATTGGCAATTGCCATTAACAAGTTTCCCCGAATTCTTGATTGGATGTTTTCTTCGGCAATTCCAAATTCTGTTCCAGCGAATATATTGATTAAACTTTCATCATAAGCGTGCATTAAATTAGCGATCGGTAAAGTATGTGTACTAATTCCCAAATTCCTTGCTAATGCTAAGGCATCTTTAACAGAATGATCGGAACTATAAGGCGAGGGCATTAACACGCCTAAGACATTTTCTGCGCCTAATGCTTCTCTAGCGATCGCAGCAACTAAAGAGGAATCAATTCCGCCACTTAAACCAATTAAAACTTGAGAAAATCCACATTTGCGAGTGTAATCTTGTACGCCCAAAACTAAAGCTGACCAAATTTCTTCATCAGCATTTTCTGGTTTATTAGCTATAGTTCCAGAAACTAAATCCCGATTATTTTTATCAAATTCTATAATAGCTAAATCTGTTTCAAAACTAGCTAAAGCTGCGACTAATTTACCTTGGCGATTTATGGCAAAACTACTACCATCAAAAATTAAATCATCATTCCCGCCGACTTGATTTGCATAAATAATTGGTTGCTGATATTTAATTGCACTATGACTTAGCATTGCTTTGCGTAAATCTGGTTTTCCTACCGAATAAGGAGACGCAGAAATATTAACTGTAAAATCTACCCCTATTTTTGCTAAATCTGCGATCGGATTCACTGGGTAATTGCGCTTTCCCCAAAATTCTTCATCATTCCATAAGTCTTCGCAAATAGTTACGCCAATCCGAATTTCATCTAATATTAAGTAATTTGATTCTAACCCTGGTTCAAAATAACGATCTTCATCAAATACATCATAAGTTGGCAATAATCGTTTATGAAATACTTGTTTTATTTTCCCTTTTTCTAACAAAGCAATACTATTAAATAAAGGTTTGCTTCCAGTTACTTCTGCTTGAGGATTTAGTTGTACTGTACCGACTAAAACAGCTAAATTTTCTGGTAAATCCTGAGCTAATTTATTTAATACATTTGCCATTCCTGCGATAAAGCTAGGCATTAATAATAAATCTCTTGGTGGATATCCACATAGAGAAAGTTCGGGAGTTAATAACAATCTTGCGCCTAAACTAGCGGCTTTTTTCGCAGCTTTGAGAATAGCTTGGGCGTTACCAGTTAGATCACCAATAGTGGGGTTAAGTTGAGCGATCGCTATTTTCATAAATTGTTTAGTTGTCATTTGTCATTTGTCATTAGTCATTGATGATTAGTTAATGACTAATAAATATTAAATAAATAC is part of the Phormidium ambiguum IAM M-71 genome and harbors:
- a CDS encoding carbohydrate ABC transporter permease — encoded protein: MKLNQKQLTPYLFLLPALIILGLTVIWPALQAFYLSFTRYEYDITQAPEWIGLANFQRLIADKIFWQTLRNTLIYLLGVVPILVILPLGLAILVNQKLKGISWFRAAYYTPVIISMVVAGLAWKWLYAENGLLNQILKLIGLNEGIPWLTSPNLALFSVMFVTIWKGLGYYMVIYLAGLQSIPNELYEAAAIDGSDGLKKHWDITVPLMKPYLFLVAVISAISATKVFEEVYIMTQGGPRNSSKTVVYYLYDQAFRNLEISYACTIGLVLFLIILVLSIVRILFNNSSSTIDPNRI
- a CDS encoding PIN domain-containing protein, translating into MKYLLDTNTCVRILNNSNEQIVERISITPASDIYLCTVVQLELYYGAYK
- a CDS encoding NAD+ synthase, which encodes MKIAIAQLNPTIGDLTGNAQAILKAAKKAASLGARLLLTPELSLCGYPPRDLLLMPSFIAGMANVLNKLAQDLPENLAVLVGTVQLNPQAEVTGSKPLFNSIALLEKGKIKQVFHKRLLPTYDVFDEDRYFEPGLESNYLILDEIRIGVTICEDLWNDEEFWGKRNYPVNPIADLAKIGVDFTVNISASPYSVGKPDLRKAMLSHSAIKYQQPIIYANQVGGNDDLIFDGSSFAINRQGKLVAALASFETDLAIIEFDKNNRDLVSGTIANKPENADEEIWSALVLGVQDYTRKCGFSQVLIGLSGGIDSSLVAAIAREALGAENVLGVLMPSPYSSDHSVKDALALARNLGISTHTLPIANLMHAYDESLINIFAGTEFGIAEENIQSRIRGNLLMAIANKFGYLLLSTGNKSEMAVGYCTLYGDMNGGLAAIADVPKTRVYSICKWLNRHGEIIPQNVLEKPPSAELKPGQVDQDSLPNYDVLDDILEKLIHNHQSIDQIIASGHDPAVVQKVAKLVSRAEFKRRQAPPGLKITDRAFGTGWRMPIASRINY